One Deinococcus multiflagellatus DNA window includes the following coding sequences:
- a CDS encoding DUF11 domain-containing protein: MKRSPSLSATLALTGLLCATSAWAAGTPAGTEIINQATAEFDPPVPTDPGRATSNTVRTVVQAVCSVSVTPDGTLAQPAYSAALLPGERAVFAYTVVNTGNTTGEFPVSARTEASSTLTPPVRVVRDLNGNSQPDAGEPTLTSLTLAPDERVPVLLVVDTSSADSAQGDAYVNLVASCAGGENPDTNNVSLVRVGPPPVLGVEKTFTPALVRPGSETTVTVTTRNGGQGESREVVLTDLLDTQLAQGLVFVPGSARTNVGTLEYTTDGVTWSAQETAPVRGVRVRVASLAPGAAITLTFRMLATPQAEGRVIPNTATARTGGREASGTASADVRYLPAVAIGPVGNPEAPEGTAADTQQKPFAVVGQQVCFDHTAKNTGDVRDTFRLTVTYPQGAARAQFLTATGQPLAQPIALDPGQTVFVRVCYDVQAGPLDALITITGDRGTSNTTRDQVAAVEGGLPELRKSYAATTQGAGGAAVPVPAGATVAAGDTVTYTLTVRNPYTRPLTNAVVTDPLPAHVDFKEASAGGVVSGQPGAQTVTWNLGTLAPGETRTLTVVTQVSTRAVDGEALRNTFNLVTTELTNPLPSNEVATPVWTAQLLIRKDVSAQEAGFGDRLTYTLNITNASATTAIVNAVVTDTPARGLAYIPGTSLLNGKPIPDPTIEGGVLRWTLAEIPAGATVSITYQTRVTPEATGQLVNTVVVSGTGAGGVARAIASNRATATTKLNPLKFAPLADLVGTVFVDRNRNGLFDPLLDTPVPGARVLLAGGRQVLTDVGGRYSFPNVPLGTHALRLDPASAPFPPLHVPQDGGLSGTQTVYVRGLTSVDFPLAPLGGDIDALRRTVLIVGDVRVEKEVYAVDGGYVVILRLKTPRALDDVTLLDPLPDGATLKEGRNTYTGSLGAGEKVLTYRFDWTGEPRAATTDPSLSWRY, encoded by the coding sequence GTGAAGCGTTCCCCCTCCCTTTCTGCCACGCTGGCCCTGACCGGGCTGCTGTGCGCGACCTCGGCCTGGGCCGCGGGTACGCCGGCGGGCACCGAGATCATCAACCAGGCCACCGCCGAGTTCGACCCGCCGGTGCCCACCGATCCCGGGCGCGCCACCTCCAACACCGTGCGCACGGTGGTGCAGGCGGTGTGCTCGGTCAGCGTCACTCCGGACGGCACCCTGGCCCAGCCGGCCTACAGCGCGGCCCTGCTGCCCGGTGAGCGCGCCGTGTTTGCCTACACGGTGGTCAACACCGGCAACACCACCGGCGAGTTTCCGGTGTCGGCCCGCACCGAGGCCAGCAGCACCCTGACCCCGCCCGTGCGCGTCGTGCGCGACCTGAACGGCAACAGCCAGCCGGATGCGGGCGAACCCACCCTGACCAGCCTGACCCTGGCCCCCGATGAGCGCGTGCCGGTCCTGTTGGTGGTGGACACCAGCAGCGCGGACAGCGCCCAGGGCGACGCTTACGTGAATCTGGTGGCCAGCTGCGCGGGCGGCGAGAACCCCGACACCAATAACGTGAGTCTGGTACGGGTGGGGCCGCCCCCGGTGCTGGGCGTGGAGAAGACCTTCACCCCGGCGCTGGTGCGCCCCGGCAGCGAAACCACCGTGACCGTGACCACCCGCAACGGCGGCCAGGGCGAGAGCCGCGAGGTGGTGCTGACCGACCTGCTGGACACGCAACTGGCCCAGGGCCTGGTGTTTGTGCCCGGCAGCGCCCGCACGAATGTGGGCACCCTGGAATACACCACCGACGGCGTGACCTGGAGCGCGCAGGAAACCGCCCCCGTGCGCGGCGTGCGCGTGCGCGTGGCCAGCCTCGCGCCGGGCGCCGCCATTACCCTGACCTTCCGCATGCTGGCGACCCCGCAGGCCGAGGGCCGCGTGATTCCCAACACCGCCACCGCCCGCACCGGTGGCCGCGAGGCGTCGGGCACCGCCAGCGCCGACGTGCGCTACCTGCCCGCCGTGGCCATTGGCCCGGTGGGCAACCCCGAGGCCCCCGAAGGCACCGCCGCCGACACCCAGCAAAAGCCCTTTGCCGTGGTGGGCCAGCAGGTGTGCTTTGACCACACCGCCAAGAACACCGGCGACGTGCGCGACACCTTCCGCTTGACCGTGACCTACCCGCAGGGCGCCGCCCGCGCGCAGTTCCTGACGGCCACCGGGCAGCCGCTGGCGCAGCCCATCGCCCTGGACCCGGGCCAGACCGTGTTTGTGCGGGTGTGCTACGACGTGCAGGCCGGGCCGCTGGACGCCCTGATCACCATCACGGGCGACCGCGGCACGAGCAACACCACCCGCGATCAGGTGGCGGCCGTGGAAGGCGGCCTGCCCGAACTGCGCAAGAGCTACGCGGCCACCACCCAGGGTGCGGGCGGCGCGGCCGTGCCGGTGCCGGCGGGCGCCACGGTGGCAGCGGGCGACACGGTCACCTACACCCTGACCGTGCGCAACCCCTACACCCGGCCCCTCACGAACGCGGTGGTCACGGATCCCCTGCCGGCCCATGTGGACTTCAAGGAAGCCTCGGCGGGCGGCGTGGTCAGCGGGCAACCCGGCGCCCAGACGGTCACCTGGAACCTGGGCACCCTGGCGCCCGGCGAAACCCGCACCCTGACCGTGGTCACCCAGGTTTCCACCCGGGCGGTGGACGGCGAGGCGCTGCGCAACACCTTCAATCTGGTCACCACCGAGCTGACCAACCCGCTGCCCAGCAACGAGGTGGCAACCCCGGTGTGGACTGCGCAGCTGCTCATCCGCAAGGACGTGAGTGCCCAGGAAGCGGGCTTCGGCGACCGCCTGACCTACACCCTGAACATCACCAACGCTTCGGCCACCACCGCCATCGTGAACGCGGTGGTGACCGACACCCCGGCGCGCGGCCTGGCGTACATCCCCGGCACCAGCCTGCTGAACGGCAAGCCCATCCCCGACCCCACCATTGAGGGTGGCGTGCTGCGCTGGACCCTGGCCGAGATTCCGGCGGGCGCCACCGTGAGCATTACCTACCAGACCCGCGTGACCCCCGAAGCCACCGGGCAGCTGGTGAACACCGTTGTGGTGAGCGGCACTGGGGCCGGCGGCGTGGCGCGCGCCATCGCCAGCAACCGCGCCACCGCCACCACCAAACTCAATCCGCTGAAGTTCGCGCCCCTGGCCGATCTGGTGGGCACGGTGTTCGTGGACCGCAACCGCAACGGCCTGTTTGATCCGCTGCTGGACACCCCGGTGCCCGGCGCCCGGGTGCTGCTGGCGGGTGGGCGGCAGGTGCTGACCGACGTGGGGGGGCGCTACTCGTTCCCCAACGTGCCCCTGGGCACCCACGCCCTGCGCCTGGACCCGGCCTCGGCGCCCTTCCCGCCGCTGCACGTGCCGCAGGACGGTGGGCTCAGCGGCACGCAGACCGTGTACGTGCGCGGCCTGACCAGCGTGGACTTCCCGCTCGCCCCCCTGGGCGGCGACATTGACGCCCTGCGCCGCACCGTGCTGATCGTGGGCGACGTCAGGGTGGAGAAAGAGGTCTATGCCGTGGACGGCGGGTACGTGGTGATCCTGCGTCTGAAGACCCCCCGGGCGCTGGACGACGTGACGCTGCTTGACCCCCTGCCGGACGGCGCGACGCTGAAAGAAGGCCGCAATACTTACACCGGTAGCCTGGGTGCAGGTGAAAAAGTCCTCACCTACCGCTTCGACTGGACAGGTGAGCCCCGGGCGGCCACCACCGATCCGTCGCTGAGCTGGAGGTACTAA
- a CDS encoding DUF11 domain-containing protein, translating into MNANKCLATVLTALLAAGTGAAQEISTSLPLTSVGDRLMWTVGDQNLNLDVPLSGRVRLELYSPRVDQGDYRSDTYYGDEQYDANRNDVTTTFTLVNEAGVTVLSRTFTPGEHAWETLLDQELPAGRYRLQAVTSGNGKNTFAVRLAGISAAISAERLSVNVHSRDWVPALNVQVDGDGHVLRLYDGDGPRELEARLRDEQGNTYPLAVSADLSFSDLPLPAVSGNYTVELRQPATAKQFSNTVGFSLTRAGAPVPLGVARVDQTGLLRVTAELVLPGGTQPTQVGALVGQTSVTVDGTLEQRVPAGTYAVTPDPVPGAEVTVASPSVTVPRGGSGETRIQVRPQVDLSLDTDKQELCVGDTVTFTARAATAYAGELPLTVSLDAPGLDLQGVPSLDSTLSAARPGELRLSAVANRPGPVTVTARLAPWTQARTVTLNVRADATPLQLTREPLPSAQPGSEVTVALRVRNTAAYAVPFLLTDTNAGGLEALESPTFSGTLAAGEARTLSYRARVTGAEAVTFTGALRSPECAATQTVGGALAVQPVPAQPATPEPTPAPEARRASTVSLPFDAPVQARELVVAHRVPQGAEFVAGSSRVNGQALPDPVRGPSGTLYWVLPRSAFVQGEAAWRGTVTYDLAHTGALGALDRPALLARYAGERREVLEGELSEADLAAAQPLNAPAAVTENPGAIKFPLQGSLIRIRDRINVLVNVPAGQDPSLSVNGQPVGEDRIGQVTTNEDGSRLVTFVGVPLRAGQNTLQAGADTVTVQLVGATARVDLIPVSLVADGSTPLRLKVRALDAAGNLTDQDTVTLNASLEPRVGDADPASPGYQVRLKGGEGELVLQPQAAPTTLSVAVALGQAVTTTRYDVRPDSSRVGVGLVSATLGLDGNLNLGDDLTWQARASYEGPLAGGKLYVAADKDGLPTDQDTLKRFSLYGDSSVASVPLQGADPVALRYDHPSFQVAYRRSALPIDVLPVGEQLTALTASTKGNVQLSGFAALVPGDRISGERLVPENTRLLRLGRTGISLGSETLEVVTLEKGTGKELRRVPLARNVDYILDTRTGVITLTRALDRVDADLNDVVVLASYRLESPLAGRTLAAGAQAKYVGEGYAVGVAAVSLDGRVTTGARATYDNGTLRADGLLAYSGGLQASADLGVKLERTAVQARVRYQDSQYQGLAPFAPGLTLGASVDTRLTDQLSASVQAEYARTAATQGGSVTARADYRLAPFSVGAGLRAAYGTQSGLGAVLSAGYHQSPIDVDVTHVQPLSGNLDPVTTVTAKYAVSDTLSVGLSDEYNWKTGHRASLSLNSTVGTTNYQVAYDLPAAGGQGNRARFGVSTALPLSERLTAGLRGSALYDVNARTSEFGAGVDLLYKADRFTATTGTDLTLKGGQMGVVLRGGLSGQLSDHLTLSADGLGEFGAGKSGVRAAVGYAYRNRTFNSLGTVRYVNGSLAGGQPELSSNFAAEYRQPTWAARAGLDTRTLLADPGSFTAQLGLGATYYVTDRIGLGAWGRTLTQPSSGTAQYGYGLEASFRALPGTWITAGYNPAGFTGLGNAYTKQGAYLRLDLTLDETLGGEK; encoded by the coding sequence GTGAACGCAAACAAGTGCCTCGCCACCGTTCTGACGGCCCTGCTGGCGGCCGGAACGGGCGCCGCACAGGAAATCAGCACCAGCCTGCCCCTGACCAGTGTGGGTGACCGCCTGATGTGGACGGTGGGTGACCAGAACCTGAACCTGGACGTGCCCCTGAGTGGCCGCGTGCGTCTGGAGCTGTACAGCCCCCGCGTGGACCAGGGCGACTACCGCAGCGACACCTACTACGGCGACGAGCAGTACGACGCCAATCGCAACGACGTCACCACCACCTTCACGCTGGTGAACGAGGCGGGGGTGACGGTCCTGAGCCGCACCTTCACCCCTGGCGAGCACGCCTGGGAAACCCTGCTGGACCAGGAGCTGCCCGCCGGGCGCTACCGCCTGCAGGCCGTGACCAGCGGCAACGGCAAGAACACCTTTGCGGTGCGCCTCGCCGGCATCAGCGCGGCCATCAGCGCCGAGCGTCTGAGCGTGAACGTGCATTCGCGCGACTGGGTACCAGCCCTGAACGTGCAGGTGGACGGCGACGGCCACGTGCTGCGTCTGTACGACGGCGACGGCCCCCGCGAACTGGAAGCAAGACTGCGCGACGAGCAGGGCAACACCTATCCACTGGCCGTCAGCGCCGACCTGAGCTTCAGTGACCTGCCGCTGCCTGCCGTGAGCGGCAACTACACCGTGGAACTGCGCCAGCCCGCCACGGCCAAACAGTTCAGCAACACGGTGGGCTTTTCACTGACCCGCGCCGGTGCCCCGGTGCCGCTGGGCGTGGCGCGGGTGGACCAGACCGGTCTGCTGCGCGTGACGGCCGAACTCGTGCTGCCTGGGGGCACCCAGCCCACCCAGGTGGGGGCCCTGGTTGGTCAGACTTCTGTGACAGTGGACGGCACCCTGGAACAGCGCGTGCCGGCCGGCACCTACGCCGTGACCCCGGACCCGGTGCCCGGCGCCGAAGTGACTGTGGCCAGCCCCAGCGTGACCGTGCCGCGCGGCGGCAGCGGCGAGACGCGCATCCAGGTGCGCCCCCAGGTGGACCTGAGCCTGGACACCGACAAGCAGGAACTCTGCGTGGGCGACACGGTGACCTTCACCGCCCGCGCCGCCACCGCTTATGCCGGCGAGCTGCCCCTGACCGTGAGCCTGGACGCCCCGGGCCTGGACCTGCAGGGTGTGCCCAGTCTGGACAGCACCCTCAGCGCCGCGCGCCCCGGTGAGCTGCGCCTGAGTGCCGTGGCCAACCGCCCCGGCCCAGTGACGGTGACCGCCCGCCTCGCCCCCTGGACCCAGGCGCGCACCGTGACCCTGAATGTGCGGGCCGACGCGACCCCGCTGCAGCTGACCCGCGAGCCCCTGCCCAGCGCCCAGCCCGGCAGTGAGGTCACCGTGGCCCTGCGCGTGCGCAATACGGCCGCCTACGCGGTGCCCTTCCTGCTGACCGACACCAATGCGGGCGGCCTGGAGGCGCTGGAGAGCCCCACCTTCAGCGGCACCCTGGCGGCAGGCGAGGCCCGTACGCTGAGTTACCGCGCCCGCGTGACCGGCGCCGAGGCCGTGACCTTTACGGGCGCCCTGCGCAGCCCCGAGTGCGCCGCCACCCAGACGGTGGGTGGCGCACTGGCGGTGCAGCCGGTCCCCGCGCAGCCAGCCACCCCTGAGCCCACCCCCGCCCCCGAGGCGCGGCGCGCCAGCACCGTCAGCCTGCCCTTTGACGCCCCGGTGCAGGCCCGCGAACTCGTGGTGGCCCACCGCGTGCCGCAGGGCGCCGAGTTCGTGGCCGGCAGCAGCCGCGTGAATGGGCAGGCCCTGCCCGATCCCGTGCGTGGCCCCAGCGGCACGCTGTACTGGGTGCTGCCCCGTTCGGCCTTTGTGCAGGGTGAGGCGGCGTGGCGCGGCACCGTCACCTACGACCTAGCCCACACCGGCGCGCTGGGCGCGTTGGACCGCCCCGCCCTGCTGGCCCGCTACGCCGGCGAGCGGCGCGAGGTGCTGGAAGGCGAGCTGAGCGAGGCCGATCTGGCCGCCGCCCAGCCGCTGAATGCCCCGGCCGCTGTGACCGAGAACCCCGGCGCCATTAAATTCCCGCTGCAGGGCAGCCTGATTCGCATCCGCGACCGCATCAATGTGCTGGTAAACGTGCCCGCCGGGCAGGACCCCAGCCTGAGCGTGAACGGGCAACCGGTGGGCGAAGACCGCATTGGTCAGGTCACCACCAACGAGGACGGCAGCCGCCTCGTGACCTTTGTGGGCGTGCCGCTGCGCGCCGGACAGAACACCCTGCAGGCCGGCGCTGATACCGTGACGGTGCAACTGGTGGGCGCCACCGCCCGTGTGGACCTGATCCCCGTGAGCCTCGTGGCTGACGGCAGCACCCCGCTGCGCCTGAAGGTGCGCGCCCTGGACGCGGCCGGCAACCTGACCGACCAGGACACCGTGACCCTGAACGCCAGTCTGGAGCCGCGCGTGGGCGACGCCGACCCGGCCAGCCCCGGCTATCAGGTGCGCCTGAAGGGCGGCGAGGGCGAACTCGTGCTGCAACCGCAGGCGGCCCCCACCACCCTGAGCGTGGCCGTGGCCCTGGGCCAGGCCGTGACCACCACCCGGTACGACGTGCGCCCCGACAGCAGCCGCGTGGGCGTGGGGCTGGTCAGCGCCACCCTGGGCCTGGACGGCAACCTGAACCTGGGTGACGACCTGACGTGGCAGGCCCGCGCTTCCTACGAAGGGCCGCTGGCGGGCGGCAAGCTGTACGTGGCCGCCGACAAGGACGGCCTGCCCACCGACCAGGACACCCTGAAGCGCTTCTCGCTGTACGGCGACAGCTCGGTGGCCTCGGTGCCGCTGCAGGGGGCCGACCCGGTGGCCCTGCGCTACGACCACCCCAGCTTCCAGGTGGCCTACCGCCGCAGCGCCCTGCCCATTGACGTGCTGCCCGTGGGCGAGCAGCTCACCGCCCTGACGGCCAGCACCAAGGGCAACGTGCAGCTCAGCGGCTTTGCGGCCCTGGTGCCCGGTGACCGCATCAGCGGTGAGCGCCTCGTGCCGGAGAACACCCGCCTGCTGCGCCTGGGGCGCACGGGCATCAGCCTGGGCAGCGAAACGCTGGAAGTCGTGACCCTGGAAAAGGGCACCGGCAAGGAACTGCGCCGCGTGCCCCTGGCGCGCAACGTGGACTACATCCTGGACACGCGCACGGGCGTCATTACCCTGACGCGCGCCCTGGACCGGGTGGACGCCGACCTGAACGACGTGGTGGTGCTGGCCAGCTACCGCCTGGAGAGCCCGCTGGCCGGCCGCACCCTGGCCGCCGGGGCCCAGGCCAAGTACGTGGGCGAGGGCTACGCGGTGGGCGTGGCCGCCGTGAGCCTGGATGGCCGCGTGACCACGGGCGCCCGCGCCACCTACGACAATGGCACCCTGCGTGCCGACGGCCTGCTGGCCTACTCGGGCGGGCTGCAGGCCAGCGCCGACCTTGGCGTGAAGCTGGAGCGCACGGCCGTGCAGGCTCGCGTGCGCTACCAGGACAGCCAGTACCAGGGCCTTGCGCCCTTTGCCCCGGGCCTGACCCTGGGCGCCAGCGTGGACACCCGCCTGACCGACCAACTGAGTGCCAGCGTGCAGGCCGAGTACGCCCGCACCGCCGCCACCCAGGGCGGCAGCGTGACGGCGCGGGCCGACTACCGCCTCGCGCCCTTCAGTGTGGGGGCGGGCCTGCGCGCCGCCTACGGCACCCAGTCTGGCCTGGGGGCGGTGCTCAGCGCCGGCTACCACCAGTCGCCCATTGATGTGGACGTGACCCATGTGCAGCCCCTGAGCGGCAACTTGGACCCCGTGACTACGGTGACGGCCAAGTACGCCGTGAGCGACACCCTGAGCGTGGGGTTGAGCGACGAGTACAACTGGAAAACGGGCCACCGCGCCTCGCTGAGCCTGAACAGCACCGTGGGCACCACCAACTATCAGGTGGCCTACGACTTGCCTGCCGCTGGCGGCCAGGGCAACCGCGCCCGCTTTGGCGTGAGCACCGCCCTGCCCCTCTCGGAGCGCCTGACCGCTGGACTGCGCGGCAGCGCCCTGTACGACGTGAACGCCAGGACCAGCGAATTTGGGGCGGGTGTGGACCTGCTGTACAAGGCTGACCGCTTCACCGCCACCACCGGCACCGACCTGACCCTGAAAGGCGGGCAGATGGGCGTGGTGCTGCGCGGCGGCCTTTCGGGGCAGCTCAGCGACCACCTGACCCTGAGCGCCGACGGCCTGGGCGAATTTGGCGCGGGCAAGAGCGGCGTGCGCGCGGCCGTGGGCTACGCCTACCGCAACCGCACCTTCAACAGCCTGGGCACCGTGCGCTACGTGAACGGCAGCCTGGCGGGCGGCCAGCCCGAACTGAGCAGCAACTTCGCCGCCGAGTACCGCCAGCCCACCTGGGCCGCGCGCGCCGGCCTGGACACCCGTACCCTGCTGGCCGACCCGGGCAGCTTTACCGCGCAGCTGGGCCTGGGCGCCACCTACTACGTCACCGACCGCATTGGCCTGGGCGCCTGGGGCCGCACCCTGACGCAGCCCAGCAGCGGCACGGCCCAGTACGGCTACGGCCTGGAAGCCTCTTTCCGCGCCCTGCCGGGCACCTGGATCACGGCGGGGTATAACCCGGCTGGGTTCACGGGTTTGGGCAATGCCTACACCAAACAGGGGGCGTACCTGCGCCTGGACCTGACTCTGGACGAGACCCTGGGAGGGGAGAAGTAA